A genomic segment from Bacteroidales bacterium encodes:
- the thiS gene encoding sulfur carrier protein ThiS — protein sequence MKIKVNGKDQTIEQSEITISELLKQNNVASFEMVSVQLNGNFVDINDFDKIKIKENDELDFLYFMGGGR from the coding sequence ATGAAAATCAAAGTAAATGGCAAAGACCAAACAATCGAACAATCTGAAATTACTATTTCGGAACTACTTAAACAAAATAATGTAGCGTCTTTTGAAATGGTTTCGGTACAATTAAACGGAAACTTTGTTGATATTAATGATTTCGATAAAATAAAAATAAAAGAAAATGACGAGTTAGATTTTCTCTATTTTATGGGTGGAGGAAGATAA
- a CDS encoding TolC family protein — translation MSVNFKHILIIFSVLFFLKLNAQENIGTLLKIAAKNNPGLKAKYNKYLADSQKIRQAGSLPDPDISFGYFIKPMELVNGNQQAQMQLMQMFPWFGTFKAARNEASAMTLSSFELFRAAKEEIFFNIRNDYYQLFLTKKQIQVYDTTFVLLKSIEQLLLTKSATINTGNTNQVNTGNQILNSNIVQGNNSMNMNSNSQLSNQQGMTTINSQSMTGSSSAFSDLLRLQVEIKELEDNIALLKNRKQMLIIQINLLLNRNSDTEIFIPDSLNIPFFDFHNPALFDSIKVNNPMIKMNKADVLAYQQQQQMNKKLRYPMIGMGLNYMLINKSDMSTSGMNGKDMFMPMLTLKLPIYRKKYNASIKEAQYLENSSDEQLSNTENILLMEFYEYQFALKDAERKSSIYHDIISLTQKSFDLLLVQYSSSGADFDALIRLHRQLLDYKLNIFRAQVDKLSAIAGLQKLLSKN, via the coding sequence ATGAGTGTAAATTTCAAACATATCCTGATTATCTTTTCTGTATTGTTTTTTTTAAAATTAAACGCACAGGAAAATATAGGTACCTTACTTAAAATAGCAGCAAAAAATAATCCGGGGTTAAAAGCAAAATACAATAAATATCTTGCCGATTCACAAAAAATCCGGCAAGCAGGCAGTTTGCCCGATCCTGATATTTCGTTTGGTTATTTTATTAAACCGATGGAATTGGTCAACGGAAATCAACAGGCACAAATGCAACTCATGCAAATGTTTCCATGGTTTGGCACTTTTAAAGCTGCGAGAAATGAAGCATCAGCAATGACTTTATCTTCATTTGAATTATTCAGGGCTGCAAAAGAAGAGATATTTTTCAATATCAGAAATGATTACTATCAGCTTTTTCTTACAAAAAAACAAATTCAGGTGTATGATACAACTTTTGTTTTACTGAAAAGCATCGAACAATTACTTTTAACTAAGTCCGCGACCATCAATACCGGTAACACAAATCAAGTAAACACAGGCAATCAAATATTAAATAGCAACATAGTTCAGGGAAATAATTCAATGAACATGAATTCAAATAGTCAGCTGTCAAACCAGCAGGGAATGACTACCATAAACAGTCAATCAATGACGGGTAGCAGTTCCGCTTTTTCTGATTTATTGCGTTTACAGGTTGAAATAAAAGAACTGGAAGATAATATAGCTTTATTGAAAAATCGAAAACAAATGTTAATCATTCAAATCAATTTGTTATTAAATCGAAATTCAGATACTGAAATTTTTATCCCTGACAGTTTGAATATTCCTTTTTTCGACTTTCACAATCCTGCTTTGTTCGATAGTATTAAAGTGAATAATCCGATGATAAAAATGAATAAAGCTGATGTTTTGGCATATCAACAACAGCAGCAGATGAATAAAAAACTGAGATATCCGATGATTGGCATGGGATTAAATTATATGCTGATAAATAAAAGCGATATGAGCACTTCCGGAATGAACGGTAAAGATATGTTCATGCCAATGCTTACACTAAAACTTCCAATATACCGCAAAAAATATAATGCATCAATCAAAGAAGCACAATATCTGGAAAATTCATCCGATGAACAATTGAGCAATACAGAAAACATACTTTTAATGGAATTTTACGAATACCAGTTTGCCTTAAAAGATGCAGAACGCAAATCATCAATTTATCATGATATTATTTCTTTGACACAGAAAAGTTTTGATTTATTATTAGTGCAATACTCCTCGTCGGGTGCCGATTTTGATGCTTTAATTCGTTTGCATCGTCAGTTATTGGATTACAAATTAAATATTTTTCGGGCACAGGTTGATAAACTTTCTGCCATTGCAGGATTACAAAAATTACTTTCGAAAAATTAA
- a CDS encoding response regulator transcription factor, with the protein MTTNKILIADTQIIFFEGIKHILQKNPDIEIIGFATDKQELFQKIKEHKPDLILIDFENVLDFEIENIKEIKSILPDIKILVITASKSKETINKVLKSGIINFIQKDCSIEEFQNALKTTVNGKKYFNEYILGILLNKNNYDSKEDSDVHLTNKEIEIIKLLAQGLTTKDIAQKIFISIHTVNTHRKNILNKLNINNTSELIMYAVRKGIIDTIEYYI; encoded by the coding sequence ATGACAACCAATAAAATCCTTATTGCTGATACGCAAATAATATTTTTTGAAGGAATAAAACATATTCTGCAAAAAAATCCGGATATTGAAATTATTGGGTTTGCAACCGACAAACAGGAATTATTTCAAAAAATCAAAGAACATAAACCCGATTTGATTTTAATAGATTTTGAGAATGTATTGGATTTTGAAATTGAAAATATTAAGGAAATAAAGTCAATTTTACCCGACATTAAAATTCTTGTAATTACTGCCAGCAAAAGCAAAGAAACAATAAATAAAGTATTAAAATCGGGAATAATAAATTTTATTCAAAAAGATTGTTCCATTGAGGAATTCCAAAATGCTTTAAAAACAACTGTTAACGGCAAAAAGTATTTTAATGAATATATATTAGGAATTCTATTAAATAAAAACAATTACGATTCAAAAGAAGATAGCGATGTTCACTTAACAAATAAAGAAATTGAAATTATTAAGTTGCTGGCTCAGGGATTAACTACAAAAGATATTGCTCAGAAAATTTTCATAAGCATTCATACAGTAAATACACACCGAAAGAATATTCTTAATAAACTCAACATAAATAATACCTCTGAGCTTATTATGTATGCCGTAAGAAAAGGCATTATCGACACAATTGAATACTACATTTAA
- a CDS encoding heavy metal-binding domain-containing protein — MKNKILNIIIVSIMLFLFNVKTIYAQSCHGGSDNSNNSSYSNSNKSPCKGLYYQCPMHPEIRAKTPGKCTKCGMDLTKYDNTDKVKKEVYFTCTNDSEIHQDKKGFCPKCKHKLKKIKNFIY, encoded by the coding sequence ATGAAAAATAAAATCCTAAACATAATCATAGTATCAATCATGTTGTTTTTATTTAATGTAAAAACGATATATGCACAATCATGTCACGGCGGGTCTGATAATTCTAACAATTCAAGCTATAGTAATTCAAATAAATCTCCATGCAAAGGATTATATTATCAGTGTCCTATGCATCCCGAAATTCGGGCAAAAACTCCCGGAAAATGTACGAAATGCGGTATGGATTTAACTAAATATGATAATACAGATAAAGTAAAAAAAGAAGTTTACTTTACCTGTACCAATGATTCTGAAATACATCAGGATAAAAAAGGATTTTGTCCTAAATGCAAACACAAATTGAAAAAAATCAAAAACTTTATTTACTAA
- a CDS encoding efflux RND transporter periplasmic adaptor subunit: MKKFIKNKYFHRTVIFLLGIFLGWLMFYKSTPPDNHTLLSSQNIGTIWTCAMHPQIRQDKPGKCPICGMDLIPLTQNSGSSGSNTIELSTDALQLANVQTTIVKRKKPEKEVRLYGRIEADERLIQTVPAHVPGRIEQLLVNFTGDEVVKGQTIAVIYSPTLIQAQQELLEAKKLANTLPGVLEAAREKLRQWKLTNSQISEIEKTEKLISNFAVKSTVSGVITKKIVNQGDYVSQGSALYEVSDLSKVWILFDAYESDLPWIKQGDKVQFILQSIPGKNFTANISFIAPVIDDFSRVAKVRIELANNSRIFKPGMFATGIVNAKLENFKDNIIIPRSAVLWTGKRSVVYVKIPDKQIPTFEMREIDLGPELGNSFVVLSGLQEGEELVTNGVFSLDAAAQLAGKTSMMNRNKETKNEVIPDFKNMTSANLANQLNLIFNAYILFKNRLVASDANGAFTEAQNLIKKIETTDMNLFSGASHEYWMTKSNLILTSLKEIKINSNVDEIRKSFVSTSENLIKVFKAFGTGKNKAYVQFCPMANQKIGAFWLSTEKQIRNPFYGNMMLTCGETRDTIN, translated from the coding sequence ATGAAAAAGTTCATTAAAAACAAATATTTTCACAGGACAGTTATATTCCTTTTAGGTATATTTTTGGGTTGGTTGATGTTTTATAAATCAACTCCACCTGACAATCATACTCTTTTAAGTTCGCAAAATATTGGTACAATCTGGACTTGTGCCATGCATCCACAAATAAGACAAGATAAACCAGGCAAATGTCCGATTTGCGGCATGGACTTAATTCCGCTTACTCAAAACTCCGGTAGTTCAGGTTCAAATACCATCGAACTTTCAACAGATGCTTTGCAATTAGCCAATGTTCAGACGACTATTGTTAAACGTAAAAAACCCGAAAAAGAAGTTCGTTTGTATGGCCGTATTGAAGCGGATGAACGTTTAATACAAACTGTCCCCGCACATGTACCGGGGCGTATTGAGCAATTATTGGTAAATTTTACCGGTGATGAAGTGGTAAAAGGACAAACTATTGCAGTAATTTATTCGCCAACACTTATTCAGGCTCAACAAGAACTACTCGAAGCAAAAAAACTTGCCAATACTTTACCTGGTGTACTGGAAGCAGCACGGGAAAAACTTCGTCAATGGAAACTTACTAATTCGCAAATTTCCGAAATCGAAAAAACAGAAAAATTAATTTCGAATTTTGCTGTAAAATCAACAGTTTCCGGAGTTATCACTAAAAAAATTGTAAATCAGGGCGATTATGTTTCTCAGGGTTCTGCGTTGTATGAAGTTTCTGATTTATCAAAGGTCTGGATTTTATTTGATGCTTACGAAAGTGATTTGCCATGGATTAAGCAAGGCGATAAAGTGCAATTTATCTTACAATCAATTCCCGGAAAAAATTTTACTGCCAATATTTCTTTTATAGCACCTGTAATTGATGATTTTTCAAGAGTTGCAAAAGTTCGTATCGAGCTTGCAAATAATAGCAGAATTTTTAAACCAGGCATGTTTGCAACAGGTATAGTAAATGCCAAGTTAGAAAATTTTAAAGACAATATTATCATTCCTCGCTCGGCGGTTCTTTGGACAGGTAAACGCTCTGTTGTTTACGTTAAAATCCCCGATAAGCAAATACCCACTTTTGAAATGCGGGAAATTGACTTAGGTCCGGAACTGGGTAACAGTTTTGTTGTGTTAAGCGGGTTACAGGAAGGCGAAGAATTGGTTACAAACGGTGTATTCAGCCTTGATGCAGCCGCTCAGTTGGCGGGTAAAACAAGCATGATGAACCGTAATAAAGAAACTAAAAATGAAGTTATTCCTGATTTTAAAAATATGACTTCTGCAAATCTTGCCAATCAATTAAATTTGATTTTCAATGCCTATATTCTTTTTAAAAATAGACTTGTGGCATCAGATGCTAACGGTGCATTTACCGAAGCTCAAAACCTGATTAAAAAAATTGAAACAACTGACATGAATCTTTTTTCCGGTGCCTCGCATGAATATTGGATGACAAAAAGTAATTTGATTTTAACTTCTTTAAAAGAGATAAAAATAAATTCAAATGTTGATGAAATCAGAAAATCATTTGTTTCAACATCCGAAAACCTGATTAAAGTATTCAAAGCTTTCGGAACAGGCAAGAATAAAGCATATGTTCAGTTTTGCCCGATGGCAAATCAAAAAATCGGTGCATTTTGGTTGAGTACCGAAAAACAGATTCGGAATCCATTTTATGGTAATATGATGCTCACATGCGGCGAAACAAGAGATACAATTAACTAA
- a CDS encoding aminotransferase class I/II-fold pyridoxal phosphate-dependent enzyme, whose translation MKLATKAIHTPFNKKDIHGSLRMPVYDNAAFETENAETMENAFKGTQAIHVYSRLSNPTVEYFESVVKNLTDSSGVIALSSGMAAISNVFFGLSQTGDNFISSNKLFGNTYSLFENTLKPFGISFKYADVKNVENIEKLIDSNTRGIFLETVTNPQNEIADLKKISAIAKKHNLLLIVDSTATPICFFKAKELGVDIEVISSTKYISGGATSVGGIIIDHGSFNWSHIPKLSADNKKFGKFTFIAKLRKEVFRNIGACLSPHNAFLQTLGLETFILRVEKSCYNAQLLAEWLQKQKLITKINYSGLSNSEFHEIGNQQFGSLHGGIISFEMLKKEYCFEFLNNLKIIRRATNLNDNKTLAIHPASTIYSEYSNEIKKELNITETLIRISLGIEDIEDIIEDIKYSLENLKS comes from the coding sequence ATGAAATTAGCTACAAAAGCCATACATACTCCTTTTAACAAAAAAGACATTCACGGTTCTTTGCGTATGCCGGTATATGACAATGCTGCATTTGAAACTGAAAATGCTGAAACTATGGAAAATGCTTTCAAAGGAACGCAAGCAATTCACGTTTACTCGCGATTATCGAACCCTACTGTTGAATACTTTGAAAGTGTTGTAAAAAATCTTACAGATTCTTCAGGAGTTATTGCATTGTCGTCGGGTATGGCAGCAATTTCGAATGTTTTTTTTGGGTTATCTCAAACAGGTGATAATTTTATTTCATCGAATAAATTATTCGGGAATACATATTCTTTATTTGAAAACACATTGAAACCATTTGGCATTTCTTTTAAGTATGCCGATGTTAAAAATGTTGAAAACATTGAAAAACTTATTGATTCAAATACAAGAGGAATATTTTTAGAAACAGTTACAAATCCTCAAAATGAAATTGCCGATTTAAAAAAAATTTCAGCAATAGCAAAAAAACATAATCTTTTGTTAATAGTTGATTCTACTGCTACGCCAATTTGTTTTTTTAAAGCAAAAGAATTGGGTGTTGATATTGAAGTTATATCATCAACAAAATATATTTCAGGTGGTGCTACTTCTGTTGGCGGAATAATAATAGACCATGGTAGTTTTAACTGGAGCCATATTCCAAAACTATCAGCAGACAATAAAAAATTTGGAAAATTTACTTTCATTGCAAAATTAAGAAAAGAAGTTTTTAGGAATATAGGTGCATGCTTATCGCCTCATAATGCGTTTTTGCAAACTCTCGGATTAGAAACTTTTATTTTACGGGTTGAAAAGTCATGTTATAATGCACAATTGCTTGCCGAATGGCTTCAAAAACAAAAATTAATTACAAAAATAAATTATTCCGGACTTAGCAATTCGGAATTTCACGAAATAGGAAATCAACAGTTTGGTTCTCTTCATGGGGGCATAATAAGCTTTGAAATGCTCAAAAAAGAATATTGTTTTGAATTTCTCAATAACCTTAAAATTATTCGTAGGGCAACTAATTTAAACGATAATAAAACTTTGGCTATTCACCCTGCATCTACAATTTATAGCGAATATTCAAATGAAATTAAAAAAGAATTGAATATAACAGAAACGTTAATTAGAATATCATTAGGAATAGAAGATATTGAAGATATTATAGAAGACATAAAATATTCGTTAGAAAATTTAAAATCATAA
- a CDS encoding heavy-metal-associated domain-containing protein — MKTIKFILIIIAFSFISIEVNAKICQSNLNSNYSQRKQKNDKLKTESFKVYGSCEMCKSRIEKAAKVKGVSSVVWDIKTQILKITFDPNVVTLDKIHSNIARAGHDTDKMKASDKVYNALPKCCQYVRAK, encoded by the coding sequence ATGAAAACGATAAAATTCATTTTAATAATAATTGCGTTTAGTTTTATTTCAATAGAAGTAAATGCTAAAATTTGTCAAAGCAATTTAAACAGTAATTATTCGCAACGTAAACAAAAAAATGATAAATTGAAAACAGAATCATTCAAAGTTTATGGAAGTTGTGAAATGTGTAAATCTCGTATTGAGAAAGCTGCAAAAGTGAAAGGTGTGTCTTCGGTTGTTTGGGACATAAAAACCCAAATCTTAAAAATCACTTTTGACCCAAATGTTGTTACTTTGGATAAAATTCATAGTAATATTGCACGTGCCGGTCATGATACCGATAAAATGAAAGCAAGTGATAAGGTATACAATGCCTTGCCTAAATGTTGTCAATACGTGAGAGCAAAATAA
- a CDS encoding efflux RND transporter permease subunit: MINKIIKFFLDNKLITIILLLTFIGWGIVTAPFDWNTGFLPRTPVLVDAIPDIGENQQIVATEWMGRSPKDIQDQITYPLTTALLGIPGVKTIRSTSMFGMSFIYIIFKDDVEFYWSRSRVLEKLNSLSPGTLPEGIQPMLGPDATALGQIYWYTLEGRNPKTGKPVGGWDPQELRTIQDYYVKYALSSAEGVSEVSSIGGYIKEYQIDMDPDAMKSYNVSVMDVMKAIQNANLDIGAETIELNQVEYIVRGLGYIKSLEDIEQTVVSVRDNVPITIKQIGKVNFGPATRRGGLDKFGAEAVGAVVVARYKSNPMEVINNVKKKIAEIEPGLPTKTLDNGTVSKVTIVPFYDRTDLIRETIGTLESALSHEILISIIVIIVLLMNLRSSLIVAFLLPLGVLMTFILMYFFGIEANIVALSGIAIAIGVMADVGIVDIENIIRHKEMPGNNNVRGKSLIQLIYNATTQVRTAVMIGIGTTLISFLPVFAMEAAEGKLFKPLAYTKTFAIFSSLILGFVVLPTLAYFIFSIRSDTKKIKRIWNVILITAGILIPVIWNIWPAVALIFIGINNLFEHKWKDKYKRIPEYINLVIVVLYAVYYLIIEWLPLGAQNHFAKNFLFVVFLIGSVLTILSLVVKYYETILRWCLANKIKFLCIPAFTTFFGILVWLGFNTVFGFVAKSSEKIGWNIRETYVWQGISEVFPGTGNEFMPALNEGSFLLMPTSMPHAGVEKNIDYAKMLDLRLTSIPEVELAVGKWGRVNSALDPANIQMFETVINYKPEYILDHAGHRKRFKTDGLGIYVLKNGIKYNPDKDGFKKIDTTLLIADNGGEYLRQWRPEIRKPDDIWKEIVKATQLPGLTSAPKLQPIETRLVMLSTGMRAPMGIKVYGPDLETIEKTGIEIEKQLQNVPSVEANSVFAERVVGSPYLLININREAIARYGITIREVQDVIQSAIGGMELTRTVEGRERFPVRVRYARELRTTPDDLKKILVPSMTGVQVPLGELASIEYESGPQMIRSENTFLTGYVIFDKKPEFAEVDVVNKAENYLKSKIESGELIIPKGVTYHFAGNYEQQLRATKRLSIVIPISLILIFLLLYFQFKTVTASFIHFSGVIVAFGGGFILLWLYGQGWFMNFSVAGVNMRDLFQMHTINLSVAVWVGFISLFGLATNDGVIMGTYIHQVFEERKPATIHDVREAVVDAGKKRVRPAMMTAAVIIIALLPVLTSTGKGSDIMVPIAIPTFGGMIIQLMTMFVVPVFQAIWRENAIKKQ, from the coding sequence ATGATAAATAAAATCATAAAATTTTTCCTCGACAATAAATTAATAACAATTATTTTATTATTGACTTTCATTGGATGGGGAATAGTAACAGCTCCGTTTGACTGGAATACAGGATTCTTGCCGCGTACGCCTGTACTTGTGGATGCCATACCCGACATTGGCGAGAACCAGCAAATTGTAGCAACCGAATGGATGGGCCGTTCTCCAAAGGATATTCAGGATCAAATTACTTATCCTCTTACAACAGCTCTTTTGGGTATCCCTGGTGTTAAAACTATTCGAAGCACATCAATGTTCGGGATGTCTTTTATTTATATCATTTTTAAAGATGATGTTGAATTTTACTGGAGTCGTTCGCGTGTGTTGGAAAAATTAAACTCATTATCACCCGGAACTTTGCCGGAAGGCATCCAACCGATGTTAGGTCCGGATGCAACAGCATTAGGACAAATATATTGGTATACACTTGAAGGAAGAAATCCGAAAACAGGAAAACCTGTCGGAGGTTGGGACCCTCAGGAATTACGAACCATTCAGGATTATTACGTTAAATATGCTTTGTCTTCTGCTGAAGGCGTTTCCGAAGTTTCATCAATTGGAGGTTACATTAAAGAATATCAGATAGACATGGACCCCGATGCCATGAAATCCTATAATGTCTCTGTTATGGATGTGATGAAAGCAATTCAAAATGCAAATCTGGATATAGGAGCTGAAACCATTGAATTAAATCAGGTTGAATATATAGTCAGAGGGTTGGGTTATATAAAATCACTCGAAGATATTGAACAAACTGTTGTGAGCGTTAGAGATAATGTCCCTATCACAATTAAACAAATCGGGAAAGTTAACTTTGGACCAGCTACACGTCGCGGCGGCTTGGATAAATTTGGCGCAGAAGCTGTAGGTGCAGTTGTTGTAGCACGCTACAAATCTAATCCAATGGAAGTAATAAATAATGTTAAAAAGAAAATTGCAGAAATTGAACCCGGGTTACCAACTAAAACACTTGACAATGGCACTGTCAGCAAAGTTACAATTGTTCCGTTTTACGACCGCACAGATCTTATACGAGAAACAATCGGAACTTTAGAATCAGCTTTATCTCACGAAATACTCATAAGTATTATTGTTATTATTGTTTTGTTAATGAACCTCAGGTCATCTTTAATAGTGGCATTTCTATTACCCTTAGGAGTATTAATGACTTTTATTCTAATGTATTTTTTTGGTATAGAAGCCAATATAGTCGCTTTATCTGGAATTGCTATCGCAATTGGAGTCATGGCTGATGTTGGTATTGTTGATATCGAAAACATAATCCGGCATAAAGAAATGCCGGGAAATAATAATGTACGCGGCAAATCATTGATTCAATTAATATATAATGCAACAACACAAGTACGAACTGCTGTTATGATTGGAATAGGAACCACGCTAATTAGTTTTTTGCCGGTATTTGCAATGGAAGCAGCAGAAGGAAAACTGTTCAAACCTTTGGCTTATACAAAGACATTCGCAATCTTTTCATCTCTCATATTAGGTTTTGTAGTATTACCAACTTTGGCTTACTTCATTTTCTCGATACGTTCCGATACAAAAAAAATTAAACGAATATGGAATGTAATTTTAATAACTGCAGGTATTTTAATTCCTGTTATTTGGAATATATGGCCGGCAGTTGCCCTTATTTTCATTGGTATAAATAATTTATTTGAACACAAATGGAAAGATAAATACAAACGCATACCTGAATATATAAATCTGGTAATTGTTGTTTTATATGCAGTATATTATTTAATTATTGAATGGTTGCCTTTAGGTGCTCAAAATCATTTCGCCAAAAACTTTTTATTTGTTGTTTTCCTCATTGGCTCAGTACTTACTATTCTTTCTCTTGTGGTTAAATATTACGAAACCATACTTCGCTGGTGTTTGGCTAACAAAATTAAATTTCTATGTATTCCTGCTTTTACAACATTTTTTGGCATTTTAGTTTGGTTGGGCTTTAATACAGTGTTTGGTTTTGTTGCAAAAAGTTCTGAAAAAATCGGTTGGAATATTCGCGAAACTTATGTCTGGCAAGGAATTTCAGAAGTATTTCCGGGAACAGGCAATGAATTTATGCCTGCTTTAAACGAAGGTTCATTTTTGCTTATGCCAACAAGTATGCCTCATGCAGGTGTTGAAAAAAATATTGATTATGCAAAAATGCTCGATTTGCGATTGACATCAATTCCTGAAGTAGAGCTTGCAGTTGGCAAATGGGGACGTGTAAATTCCGCACTCGATCCTGCAAATATTCAGATGTTTGAAACTGTTATCAATTATAAACCGGAATATATTTTAGATCATGCAGGGCATCGTAAACGTTTTAAAACCGATGGGTTAGGTATCTATGTTCTGAAAAATGGCATAAAGTATAATCCCGATAAAGATGGCTTTAAAAAGATAGATACAACTTTACTTATTGCCGATAACGGAGGTGAATATCTTCGTCAATGGAGACCTGAAATCCGTAAGCCTGATGATATTTGGAAGGAAATTGTAAAAGCAACTCAATTACCGGGTTTAACATCTGCTCCAAAATTGCAGCCAATCGAAACCCGTTTAGTAATGCTTTCAACCGGAATGCGTGCGCCAATGGGTATTAAAGTTTATGGACCGGATTTGGAAACTATTGAAAAGACAGGAATAGAAATTGAAAAACAACTGCAGAACGTTCCATCTGTTGAAGCAAATTCTGTATTTGCTGAAAGAGTTGTTGGTTCTCCTTATTTATTAATTAATATTAATCGTGAAGCAATTGCCCGATACGGCATAACAATTAGAGAAGTTCAGGATGTTATTCAATCAGCAATCGGTGGAATGGAACTGACAAGAACTGTTGAAGGAAGAGAACGATTCCCTGTTCGCGTTCGATACGCCAGGGAATTAAGAACAACACCGGATGATTTAAAAAAGATACTTGTTCCCTCCATGACAGGCGTTCAGGTTCCGCTTGGCGAACTTGCAAGTATCGAATATGAAAGTGGACCTCAAATGATACGTAGTGAAAATACTTTTCTTACAGGATATGTAATTTTTGATAAGAAACCTGAATTTGCCGAAGTAGATGTGGTTAATAAGGCAGAAAATTATTTGAAATCAAAAATCGAAAGTGGCGAATTGATTATTCCCAAAGGTGTAACTTATCACTTTGCAGGCAATTATGAACAACAGTTAAGGGCTACCAAACGCCTTTCAATTGTAATACCAATTAGTTTGATATTAATTTTCTTGCTTTTGTATTTTCAATTCAAAACAGTTACAGCTTCATTTATCCATTTTTCAGGTGTTATAGTAGCTTTTGGAGGAGGATTTATATTATTGTGGTTGTACGGACAGGGTTGGTTTATGAATTTTTCGGTAGCAGGAGTTAACATGCGTGACTTATTCCAAATGCACACCATAAACCTCAGTGTCGCAGTATGGGTGGGGTTTATATCATTATTCGGTTTGGCAACTAATGATGGAGTAATCATGGGAACATACATACATCAGGTATTCGAAGAACGCAAACCTGCTACGATTCATGATGTACGTGAAGCAGTAGTTGATGCAGGCAAAAAGCGTGTGCGTCCTGCAATGATGACTGCTGCTGTAATTATTATTGCTCTTTTACCGGTTCTTACTTCAACAGGGAAAGGATCAGATATAATGGTTCCTATTGCTATCCCAACTTTTGGTGGCATGATTATTCAATTGATGACTATGTTTGTAGTTCCTGTTTTTCAAGCTATCTGGCGGGAAAATGCAATAAAAAAACAATAA
- a CDS encoding T9SS type A sorting domain-containing protein: MKNFYFIILSISLLGNLVSKAQTTAIDFTLTDCNAVSRNLFSYLDQKDVIILVYEHQCSYCITGSKNIKTIIDGFYSGNSRIKIFYLDNGGNNCTSTSNWIINNNLLPGITFQYSNDFSSPYGIGMPIVVIACGASHKIYYKTKNTIPSIPDTNSIHNAIYNALLENPTVISEAKTIVDGISLYPNIIDSKVLKITFSNKINKTFKYEIIDITGKRIYSNLFVIDAGYNQKEIPIYSLNKGIYFLRIQNYESVLCKKFIIK, encoded by the coding sequence ACTGCAATAGATTTCACATTGACAGATTGTAATGCTGTTTCTCGGAATTTATTTTCTTATCTTGATCAGAAAGATGTTATTATATTGGTATATGAACACCAGTGCAGTTATTGCATAACAGGTTCGAAAAATATAAAAACAATTATTGATGGTTTTTATTCAGGTAATTCAAGAATAAAAATCTTCTATTTAGATAATGGCGGAAATAATTGCACTTCAACAAGCAATTGGATTATAAATAATAATTTATTACCAGGAATAACTTTTCAATATTCCAATGATTTCTCCTCACCATATGGAATTGGTATGCCTATAGTAGTTATTGCTTGTGGTGCTTCACATAAGATATATTATAAAACCAAAAACACCATCCCCTCCATACCTGATACTAATTCAATTCATAATGCAATTTATAATGCACTTTTGGAAAACCCAACTGTAATTTCTGAAGCGAAAACAATTGTTGACGGAATAAGCTTATATCCTAACATTATTGATTCAAAAGTTTTGAAAATTACATTTAGTAATAAAATTAATAAAACATTTAAATATGAAATTATAGACATAACCGGAAAAAGAATATACTCAAATTTATTTGTAATTGATGCTGGCTATAATCAAAAAGAAATTCCAATTTATAGCTTAAATAAAGGCATTTATTTTCTTAGAATTCAAAATTACGAAAGTGTTTTATGTAAGAAATTTATAATAAAATAA